In Fibrobacter sp. UWB15, the following proteins share a genomic window:
- a CDS encoding glycosyltransferase, with amino-acid sequence MKVLVAPLDWGLGHATRCVPVVREFLKQGAEVELAVVRSNATLLRGFFQELRQRLAPSYNIVYPKHGYNMGLWLAKNGVHLRTVMNYEHRFAEEMVERYHYDVLVSDNRFGFYSRHAKSIYMTHQRRIAFPKVLSAFEPLGMLWHASVMKHFDEVWVPDLPDFPGYAAGLSHVKHSPVPVKYVGALSRFENNLGTDVPRTYKFVAVISGVEPARSRFESLLRKELAKVPGRHAIILGKPILGVKSWSEGNIDFHTHLPDREFAEVIRGAQWVVSRGGYSTVMDMAVLGARCIFVPTPGQYEQVILGRDLAREGFAATIDESKFSTETLLATISEKARVALPKPSENNLLKNAICELISNH; translated from the coding sequence TTGAAAGTCCTTGTAGCACCTTTGGATTGGGGGCTGGGGCATGCAACCCGTTGCGTGCCCGTGGTTCGTGAATTCCTGAAACAAGGTGCAGAGGTGGAACTGGCTGTGGTGCGTTCGAACGCCACCTTGCTGCGAGGATTCTTCCAGGAACTTCGTCAGCGTCTGGCGCCGTCCTACAATATCGTTTACCCTAAGCACGGCTATAACATGGGACTGTGGCTGGCTAAGAATGGTGTCCACTTGCGGACGGTGATGAATTACGAGCATCGCTTTGCCGAAGAAATGGTGGAACGCTACCATTACGATGTCCTTGTGTCCGACAATCGTTTCGGATTCTATAGCCGCCATGCAAAATCCATTTACATGACGCATCAGCGTCGTATCGCATTCCCGAAGGTGCTTTCGGCTTTTGAACCTCTAGGTATGCTTTGGCATGCTTCGGTCATGAAGCACTTCGATGAAGTCTGGGTGCCGGACTTGCCTGATTTTCCGGGGTATGCGGCGGGGCTTTCGCATGTAAAACATTCTCCGGTGCCGGTAAAGTATGTGGGGGCGTTGTCCCGTTTTGAAAATAATCTAGGGACTGATGTTCCGCGGACTTACAAGTTCGTGGCTGTAATCTCGGGTGTGGAACCGGCGCGGAGTCGCTTTGAATCGTTGCTGCGCAAGGAGCTTGCCAAAGTTCCTGGGCGTCATGCCATTATTTTGGGTAAGCCTATTCTAGGCGTGAAATCCTGGAGCGAAGGGAATATCGATTTCCATACTCATTTGCCCGATAGAGAATTTGCTGAAGTCATTCGTGGAGCCCAGTGGGTGGTATCCCGCGGCGGTTACAGTACGGTGATGGATATGGCTGTACTCGGAGCCCGTTGTATTTTTGTGCCGACACCCGGACAGTATGAACAGGTGATTCTAGGCCGCGACCTTGCCCGCGAAGGGTTTGCCGCGACTATCGATGAATCGAAGTTTTCGACGGAAACCCTGCTTGCAACGATTAGTGA